In one window of Vibrio sp. JC009 DNA:
- the hypF gene encoding carbamoyltransferase HypF produces the protein MNGVEIRVKGKVQGVGFRPFVWQLAHDLGLKGEVLNDGQGVLVRLLADHNTTLFQSRLESDLPPLAQIDTQTSEPFYWSELPADFQIVQSESTAMDTQVVPDAATCPECLNELYNREDPRYQYPFINCTHCGPRFTIINALPYDRPKTVMAHFPLCETCQSEYSDPADRRYHAQPVACPECGPQVWLSNSNGEPISGDWLSVCVNALTQGKVIAIKSVGGFHLACDATNREAVQSLRDKKHRQFKPFAVMAADLNQIAKLAVYSENESAALESSAAPIVLLQKKTDSELASNIAPELNEVGIMLPSNPVQHLLATHFAKPVVMTSGNGSGLPPALSNEESLRFLGDIADLFIMHNREIVTRCDDSLIRLNSDGEQQTLRRSRGFVPDAVNLPDGFPCADGFIAYGGDLKNSFAIGKGNQIIISQYLGDLSNIETQSQYKQAIEHFEDIYQVESSYHVADLHSGYFSHQFAKSRTERPVLVQHHHAHFAACLIENGWKQEHGKVLALTLDGLGLGDDGELWGSELMLADYSGYERIGGIPAITLVGGDTAAKQPWRSFYAHLKQFQPELSDEFLESLFPGKPLSLINNAAQSGINTHKIRSAGRLFDAVAASLDISFDQIEYEGQAACQLEAIASRAESEQISTSIRIETEGMNLELSTFWKQWLTLDANQEDKAFIFHKALAEALAEIVIKAQKQYNVSALVLTGGVFHNALLTKLIQVSLKGQIEILQHKNFSCGDGSLALGQLAVALHQKT, from the coding sequence ATGAATGGTGTTGAGATCAGAGTAAAAGGTAAAGTTCAGGGGGTCGGGTTCCGGCCTTTCGTCTGGCAGCTTGCTCATGACCTTGGTTTAAAAGGTGAGGTTTTAAACGACGGCCAGGGTGTACTTGTCCGACTGCTTGCCGATCACAACACAACTCTTTTTCAGAGTCGGCTCGAAAGCGATTTACCACCACTGGCACAAATCGATACTCAGACCTCAGAGCCTTTTTACTGGAGCGAGTTACCGGCGGATTTTCAGATCGTTCAGTCGGAATCTACCGCAATGGATACTCAGGTCGTACCGGACGCAGCAACCTGCCCTGAGTGTTTAAATGAACTCTACAACAGAGAAGATCCCCGCTATCAGTACCCTTTTATAAACTGTACTCATTGCGGTCCAAGATTTACCATCATCAATGCCCTTCCCTATGACAGACCAAAGACGGTAATGGCACACTTTCCTCTCTGCGAAACTTGTCAGTCAGAATACAGTGACCCGGCAGACAGAAGATATCACGCACAGCCTGTTGCCTGCCCGGAGTGCGGCCCGCAAGTCTGGCTTAGCAATTCAAATGGGGAACCGATCTCCGGTGACTGGCTAAGCGTTTGTGTCAATGCTCTGACGCAGGGAAAGGTCATCGCTATCAAATCTGTGGGTGGTTTTCACTTAGCATGCGATGCAACCAACCGGGAGGCAGTACAGTCTCTGCGTGATAAAAAACATCGGCAGTTTAAGCCTTTTGCTGTAATGGCTGCTGATTTAAACCAGATAGCTAAGCTTGCTGTTTATAGCGAAAATGAATCGGCGGCTCTTGAATCCAGTGCTGCGCCTATTGTTTTACTTCAGAAAAAAACTGACTCTGAACTGGCCAGCAATATAGCACCCGAACTAAATGAAGTTGGTATAATGCTTCCTTCAAATCCTGTTCAGCACCTGCTGGCAACGCATTTTGCTAAGCCGGTTGTTATGACCTCAGGCAATGGCAGCGGTCTGCCACCTGCGCTATCCAATGAGGAATCACTGCGTTTCCTCGGCGATATTGCAGATCTGTTTATTATGCATAACAGAGAAATTGTCACCCGCTGCGATGATTCACTTATCCGTTTAAACAGCGATGGGGAGCAGCAGACTCTGAGGCGTTCCAGAGGCTTTGTGCCGGATGCAGTTAATCTTCCGGATGGCTTTCCTTGCGCGGATGGATTTATTGCCTACGGTGGTGATCTGAAGAACTCATTTGCGATTGGTAAAGGTAATCAGATCATTATAAGCCAGTATCTTGGTGATTTGTCTAATATAGAGACTCAGAGTCAGTACAAACAGGCAATAGAACACTTCGAAGATATTTATCAGGTAGAGAGTTCTTATCATGTAGCAGATCTTCATTCCGGATATTTCTCACATCAGTTCGCGAAATCAAGAACTGAAAGGCCGGTTTTAGTGCAGCATCATCATGCACACTTCGCAGCCTGTCTTATCGAAAACGGCTGGAAGCAGGAGCATGGTAAAGTACTGGCTCTGACATTGGACGGTCTTGGCTTGGGTGATGATGGAGAGCTGTGGGGCTCTGAGCTTATGCTGGCCGATTATTCAGGATATGAACGAATTGGTGGCATCCCTGCAATCACCTTAGTTGGTGGAGATACAGCAGCTAAACAACCATGGCGCTCTTTCTATGCACATCTGAAACAGTTCCAACCTGAGCTTTCTGATGAGTTTCTGGAAAGCTTATTTCCGGGTAAACCGTTAAGTCTGATTAACAACGCCGCTCAAAGCGGAATTAATACGCACAAGATCCGTTCTGCCGGGCGCCTGTTTGATGCTGTTGCGGCATCTCTGGATATCTCATTTGACCAGATTGAATATGAGGGACAGGCAGCCTGTCAGCTTGAAGCCATTGCATCCAGAGCTGAATCAGAGCAGATATCTACGAGTATCAGAATAGAAACAGAAGGTATGAACCTCGAGCTTTCCACTTTCTGGAAGCAATGGTTAACGCTGGATGCAAACCAGGAAGATAAAGCCTTTATCTTCCACAAAGCTCTTGCAGAGGCTTTAGCAGAGATCGTTATCAAGGCACAAAAACAGTATAACGTATCTGCATTGGTTCTGACCGGTGGCGTTTTCCACAACGCACTTCTGACAAAACTAATTCAGGTTTCTCTGAAGGGTCAAATAGAGATCCTTCAACACAAAAATTTTTCATGCGGCGATGGCTCGCTAGCCTTAGGCCAACTTGCTGTCGCTCTGCACCAAAAAACATAA
- a CDS encoding RNA-binding protein — MNSKKTFFLLTALAVLGAAIFHQVPISPALSFVIGVISAAFILNLNTSSNSVNNESPSTKTLYVGNLPYKANEANVRELFSEHGEVFAVRLMKDKRTGKRRGFGFVVMASQDADKAISALNDNDYMQRTLKVRIANDPKHPDSETSQ, encoded by the coding sequence ATGAACTCAAAAAAAACTTTCTTTTTGCTTACTGCCTTAGCTGTTCTCGGCGCAGCGATTTTTCACCAGGTTCCAATTTCCCCTGCTCTATCTTTTGTGATTGGTGTTATTTCTGCCGCCTTTATCCTCAACCTTAATACATCAAGTAACTCCGTAAATAACGAAAGCCCGTCAACCAAAACACTTTATGTTGGTAACCTGCCTTATAAAGCGAACGAAGCTAATGTTCGGGAACTGTTTTCTGAGCATGGTGAAGTTTTCGCTGTACGTTTAATGAAAGATAAGCGCACAGGTAAAAGAAGGGGCTTTGGTTTTGTCGTAATGGCCAGCCAGGATGCTGATAAAGCTATTTCTGCACTTAACGACAATGATTATATGCAGCGCACTTTAAAAGTACGTATTGCAAATGATCCTAAACATCCGGATTCGGAAACGTCTCAATAG
- the murI gene encoding glutamate racemase, translating to MVKFQGRPAKVLVFDSGVGGLSVFKEIQKLLPGLEYSYLFDNAAYPYGELSRETLLFRVEKLICRFVRDEQIDLVVIACNTASTIVLPKLRELLTIPVVGVVPAIKPASLLSNRAVGLVATPATVKREYTHNLINDFSPDKPVKLLGSTRLVDIAEEKLCGKAVDINELRDILAPIKDTIDVAVLGCTHFPLIKDEIHLAFEQKVMLIDSGEAIARRVKSLLTNVLDGNSYSGEYKIFSSAALGDKTALNKAVKLLNFKSIETFPNPDV from the coding sequence GTGGTGAAGTTTCAAGGTCGTCCGGCAAAAGTTTTGGTCTTTGATTCAGGAGTCGGTGGATTATCCGTCTTTAAGGAAATTCAAAAGCTATTACCCGGCCTTGAATATAGCTACCTGTTTGACAATGCCGCTTATCCCTATGGCGAGCTTTCTCGTGAAACTCTTCTTTTTCGTGTAGAAAAGCTGATTTGCCGCTTTGTCCGTGATGAACAAATCGATCTGGTTGTCATAGCCTGTAATACAGCAAGCACAATCGTGCTTCCCAAATTAAGGGAGCTGTTAACCATACCTGTTGTAGGTGTAGTGCCTGCCATTAAGCCGGCTTCTCTTTTGTCGAACCGGGCTGTCGGGCTTGTTGCCACTCCGGCGACAGTTAAGAGAGAGTACACTCATAACTTAATAAACGACTTTTCTCCCGATAAGCCAGTCAAACTTCTTGGGTCGACAAGGTTAGTGGATATAGCAGAAGAGAAGCTATGCGGTAAAGCTGTCGATATCAATGAACTGCGAGATATTCTGGCTCCGATAAAAGATACTATTGATGTTGCAGTATTGGGGTGTACACATTTCCCTCTAATTAAAGATGAAATTCATCTCGCATTTGAGCAAAAGGTAATGTTGATTGACTCAGGTGAAGCAATAGCAAGGAGAGTGAAGTCTCTTTTGACTAATGTGCTGGATGGAAATTCTTATAGCGGGGAATATAAAATATTCAGCAGTGCGGCTTTGGGAGACAAAACCGCACTGAACAAAGCCGTAAAGCTTCTTAACTTTAAATCTATTGAGACGTTTCCGAATCCGGATGTTTAG
- a CDS encoding TonB-dependent receptor, translating into MQKSILAIAVSASLFSYASFSQAQEAASDVETIVVTANRFEQSLESTTVSVEVVTKDEIVAIQAKSITEVLRRLPGIQLSSNGGYGQQQSVFVRGSESDHVLYLIDGIRIGSATTGAASLASIPVFAIECIEYIRGSRAAMYGSDAIAGVINVITKHHRSEVIAGGTMGSDNYKQGQVSLSKLVNEDFHVSFAANSLSTDGFSATNLPGQEDNDGYKSKDFVTTLGYSFNDNLSADIQALYHEGELEYDASGYSYFGGVDDIYQDERSYNIAANIQFENDALTSKLEFGQNQDHLDDNLYSSVYQTDRTSFAFTNQYRVSESWSFGAGVDWYKDDVSESTTAYEETSRKNTAFYINTAANIDSVQLEGALRHDDNERYGQNTTWQLGSGWQFLTRYRLTANAGTGFKAPTFNALYWPNYGNSDLEPEESKSYELALEAEQDLFDWRIAGYITQIDNMISNGENVQEVDIRGIELSAMFDTGPVSHVISFEYMDPEDKENDRQLARRAKENVKWNATYYADNWQADLSYLYQGKRYDYSNGTTELSAYSLVDFAVSYYIFDSLTLRGRVANLLEEDYTLATGTNTDTNPSETYYYNTQERSYYATIEYSF; encoded by the coding sequence ATGCAAAAATCTATTTTAGCGATTGCTGTGTCGGCATCGCTCTTTTCTTATGCTTCTTTTTCACAGGCTCAGGAAGCGGCTTCGGATGTTGAAACTATTGTGGTTACTGCGAACCGGTTTGAGCAGTCCTTAGAAAGTACAACGGTTTCTGTAGAAGTTGTTACTAAAGATGAAATTGTTGCCATTCAGGCTAAAAGTATCACAGAAGTTTTACGACGATTGCCCGGGATCCAGCTCTCATCTAACGGGGGCTATGGTCAGCAGCAGAGTGTGTTTGTTCGGGGAAGTGAGTCTGACCATGTTCTTTATCTGATTGATGGGATACGTATTGGTAGTGCTACTACGGGAGCGGCATCACTTGCTTCGATTCCTGTTTTTGCCATCGAGTGTATTGAATATATACGCGGCTCCCGTGCAGCAATGTACGGTTCTGACGCTATTGCTGGTGTAATCAATGTTATTACGAAACATCACCGCTCGGAAGTTATTGCTGGTGGCACTATGGGTAGTGACAACTATAAGCAAGGACAAGTATCTCTATCAAAGTTAGTAAATGAAGACTTCCACGTTTCTTTTGCTGCTAATAGCCTTAGTACAGATGGCTTTTCTGCTACAAACCTTCCTGGCCAGGAGGATAATGATGGCTATAAGTCCAAAGATTTTGTTACGACTCTGGGATATAGCTTTAACGACAATTTAAGTGCTGATATTCAGGCGCTGTATCATGAAGGTGAGCTGGAATATGATGCTTCAGGTTATTCGTATTTTGGTGGTGTAGATGATATTTATCAGGATGAACGTTCCTATAACATCGCTGCGAATATTCAGTTTGAGAACGACGCCTTAACTTCAAAGCTGGAGTTTGGCCAGAACCAAGATCATCTGGATGACAACTTATATAGCAGTGTTTATCAAACAGACCGGACAAGCTTTGCATTCACTAATCAGTACAGAGTGAGCGAAAGCTGGTCTTTTGGAGCAGGTGTTGATTGGTACAAAGATGATGTGTCGGAGTCTACTACGGCTTATGAAGAAACTTCCAGAAAGAATACCGCATTTTATATCAATACGGCTGCCAATATAGACTCAGTTCAGCTGGAAGGTGCATTAAGACACGATGACAATGAACGTTATGGGCAGAATACAACATGGCAGTTAGGGTCTGGCTGGCAGTTTCTAACTCGTTATCGCCTGACGGCAAATGCTGGCACTGGTTTTAAAGCTCCGACCTTCAACGCCCTTTATTGGCCGAATTATGGTAATAGCGATCTGGAGCCGGAAGAGTCCAAGAGTTATGAATTAGCGCTAGAAGCGGAACAGGATTTATTTGATTGGCGCATAGCCGGGTACATAACTCAAATTGATAACATGATTTCCAATGGCGAGAATGTTCAGGAAGTAGATATTCGGGGTATTGAGTTGTCTGCTATGTTTGATACTGGACCAGTAAGCCATGTCATCAGTTTTGAATATATGGACCCTGAAGATAAAGAGAATGACCGTCAGTTGGCCAGAAGGGCGAAAGAAAATGTAAAATGGAATGCGACCTATTATGCAGATAACTGGCAGGCAGATCTGAGCTACTTATATCAGGGTAAGAGGTATGACTATAGCAACGGTACTACAGAGCTGTCAGCATATTCACTGGTAGACTTTGCTGTTAGTTACTACATATTTGATTCTCTCACACTAAGAGGGCGGGTTGCTAATCTGTTGGAAGAGGATTATACCCTGGCTACTGGTACGAACACTGACACCAATCCAAGTGAAACCTATTACTACAACACTCAGGAAAGAAGTTACTACGCAACTATAGAATATAGCTTTTAA
- the trmA gene encoding tRNA (uridine(54)-C5)-methyltransferase TrmA encodes MATPEINPQTYTEQLEEKKQRLSGMFSQYNVPELEVFESPEKHYRMRAEFRVWHEGDDLYYVMFNQETREKYRVDQFPAASKLINDLMPVLMESMKANDTLRRKLFQVDFLSTLSGEILVSLLYHRQLDDAWTEEAKTLKSKLNDEGFNLNIIGRARKMKIVLDRDYVVERLNVNGDTYIYQQVENSFTQPNGEVAQKMLEWAIDCTQESSGDLLELYCGNGNFSLALAQNFERVLATELAKPSVQSAQYNIAANKIDNVQIIRMSAEEFTEAMEGKREFRRLKDQGVDLKSYNCNTIFVDPPRAGMDVDTCKMVQGYERILYISCNPETLKENLDILGETHDVTRFALFDQFPYTHHMEAGVLLERRK; translated from the coding sequence ATGGCGACTCCTGAAATAAACCCTCAGACATATACCGAACAACTTGAAGAGAAGAAGCAACGCCTTTCCGGCATGTTCTCCCAATACAATGTTCCTGAGCTGGAAGTTTTCGAGTCACCGGAGAAACACTACCGCATGAGAGCAGAGTTTCGTGTATGGCATGAGGGTGATGATCTTTATTACGTCATGTTCAACCAGGAAACCCGCGAGAAATACCGCGTTGACCAGTTCCCTGCTGCCAGCAAGCTGATTAATGACCTGATGCCTGTGCTGATGGAATCAATGAAAGCGAACGATACGCTTCGCCGCAAACTGTTCCAGGTAGACTTTCTTTCAACGTTAAGTGGCGAGATCCTGGTGTCACTTCTGTACCACCGCCAGTTGGATGATGCGTGGACAGAAGAAGCCAAGACACTTAAAAGCAAACTGAATGATGAAGGCTTTAATCTGAACATCATTGGCCGTGCCCGTAAAATGAAGATCGTTCTGGACAGAGATTATGTTGTTGAACGCCTGAACGTAAATGGTGATACCTACATCTACCAGCAAGTTGAAAACAGCTTCACCCAGCCTAACGGGGAAGTGGCTCAGAAGATGCTGGAGTGGGCGATTGACTGTACCCAGGAGAGCAGCGGCGATCTTCTTGAACTGTACTGTGGCAACGGTAACTTCTCTCTGGCTCTGGCACAAAACTTCGAACGCGTTCTTGCAACGGAACTGGCCAAGCCTTCAGTTCAGTCCGCTCAGTACAATATCGCTGCCAATAAAATCGATAATGTTCAGATAATCCGTATGTCAGCAGAAGAGTTCACCGAGGCAATGGAAGGTAAGCGGGAGTTCCGACGCCTTAAAGATCAGGGAGTCGACCTGAAGAGCTACAACTGCAACACCATTTTTGTTGATCCGCCAAGAGCCGGTATGGATGTGGATACCTGTAAGATGGTTCAGGGTTATGAGCGCATTCTTTATATTTCCTGCAACCCGGAAACACTGAAAGAAAATCTGGATATTCTGGGTGAAACCCATGATGTAACCCGGTTTGCGCTCTTTGACCAGTTCCCGTACACCCACCATATGGAAGCGGGCGTTTTACTTGAGAGACGCAAATAA
- a CDS encoding YijD family membrane protein, protein MSNDSTPYNVKSERKTLILAVIAGMCGNALLSALTMTEIAFSIFPVIALVLAVQMLYQDYLKSPVAEEIPLIGLACFFVGAFGHSAFVKAQYPEAGSNFFAIIVTMLLMLWVGKKLGYVRKREQEQQEQQ, encoded by the coding sequence ATGTCAAATGACTCAACTCCCTACAATGTAAAGTCAGAAAGAAAGACTCTTATTTTAGCGGTCATTGCTGGTATGTGCGGTAATGCACTTCTGTCGGCTCTGACGATGACTGAAATCGCCTTCTCAATCTTTCCTGTCATCGCACTGGTTCTGGCCGTGCAGATGTTGTATCAGGACTATCTGAAAAGCCCGGTAGCTGAAGAGATCCCGCTAATCGGTTTAGCCTGCTTTTTTGTAGGGGCGTTTGGTCATTCCGCTTTCGTTAAGGCGCAGTACCCGGAAGCGGGTTCTAACTTCTTTGCCATTATCGTGACAATGCTTCTTATGCTTTGGGTTGGTAAAAAGCTCGGATACGTAAGAAAGAGAGAGCAGGAACAGCAAGAACAGCAATAA
- the fabR gene encoding HTH-type transcriptional repressor FabR → MGIRAQQKEKTRRSLIDAAFSQLSADRSFSNLSLREVAREAGIAPTSFYRHFKDMDELGLTMVDEGGLLLRQLMRQARQRIVKEGSVIRTSVETFMEFIESSPNVFRLLLRERSGTSAEFRAAVAREIQHFSAELTEYLISTGMTREEAVVQAEASVILVFSSGAEALDLDKHERDELTERLVMQLRMTAKGAYWYRKERERQKTGYNYVK, encoded by the coding sequence ATGGGAATTCGGGCACAGCAGAAAGAGAAAACTCGTCGCTCTTTAATAGATGCTGCCTTTAGTCAGTTAAGTGCAGATCGCAGTTTTTCTAATCTGAGTCTCAGAGAGGTTGCGAGAGAAGCGGGTATAGCACCTACCTCTTTTTATCGTCACTTCAAAGATATGGATGAGCTTGGATTGACTATGGTTGATGAAGGGGGGTTACTTCTTCGTCAGTTGATGCGTCAGGCTCGTCAGCGTATTGTGAAGGAAGGCAGCGTGATTAGGACTTCGGTAGAGACCTTTATGGAGTTTATCGAAAGCAGCCCAAACGTTTTTCGTTTGCTATTACGTGAGCGCTCCGGCACTTCTGCAGAATTTAGAGCTGCAGTTGCGAGGGAGATCCAACATTTTTCTGCTGAATTGACCGAATATTTGATCAGTACCGGAATGACTCGCGAAGAGGCGGTTGTTCAGGCTGAAGCTTCAGTAATTTTGGTATTCAGTTCGGGAGCAGAAGCGCTTGATCTGGATAAGCATGAAAGAGATGAACTTACAGAGCGCCTTGTTATGCAGTTGAGGATGACTGCAAAAGGTGCATACTGGTATAGAAAAGAACGTGAAAGACAAAAAACAGGATATAACTATGTCAAATGA
- the sthA gene encoding Si-specific NAD(P)(+) transhydrogenase — MAQSNHYDAIVIGSGPGGEGAAMGLTKAGQHVAIIEKESSVGGGCTHWGTIPSKALRHAVSRIIEYNRNPLFCHNNTSLHSTFSNILTHAKTVIDKQTRLRQGFYDRNLCDLIYGEAVFSDNNTIDVNKADGSTEQYTADKFIIATGSRPYRPDNVDFSHKRIYDSDSILSLEHDPRHIIIYGAGVIGCEYASIFRGLDVKTDLINTRDRLLSFLDNEISDALSYHFWNSGVIIRNDETYKKIEGTDDGVIIHLESGKKMRADCLLYANGRTGNTDKLNLEAVGLSPDSRGQLKVDEHYRTDSEHIYAVGDVIGYPSLASAAYDQGRFAAEHIALGKTDTHLIEDIPAGIYTIPEISSVGKTEQELTSAKIPYEVGRASFKHLARAQIAGKDIGSLKILFHRESKEILGIHCFGERAAEIIHIGQAIMEQKGEANTIEYFVNTTFNYPTMAEAYRVAALNGLNRLF, encoded by the coding sequence ATGGCACAGAGCAATCATTATGACGCAATTGTGATCGGTAGCGGCCCTGGTGGTGAGGGAGCAGCTATGGGGCTAACCAAGGCAGGTCAGCATGTTGCCATCATAGAAAAAGAGTCCAGCGTAGGTGGCGGTTGTACGCACTGGGGCACTATTCCATCAAAAGCACTCCGGCACGCGGTAAGCCGGATCATTGAGTACAACAGAAATCCCCTTTTCTGCCATAACAACACTAGCCTGCACTCAACATTTTCCAATATTCTGACTCACGCCAAAACCGTCATTGATAAGCAGACAAGGTTAAGACAGGGGTTCTATGACAGAAACCTGTGTGATCTGATATATGGAGAAGCCGTATTCTCAGACAACAACACCATTGATGTAAATAAAGCGGACGGTAGTACCGAGCAATATACGGCAGACAAATTTATTATCGCCACCGGTTCACGGCCTTACCGCCCCGATAATGTCGATTTTTCCCATAAACGCATTTATGACAGTGATTCCATTTTGTCTCTTGAGCACGATCCAAGGCATATCATCATTTACGGTGCCGGTGTTATTGGCTGCGAATATGCCTCCATATTCCGCGGGCTGGATGTAAAAACTGATCTGATTAATACCCGCGACAGACTGCTTTCATTTCTCGACAATGAGATCTCTGATGCGCTTTCGTACCACTTCTGGAACAGCGGTGTCATCATCAGAAATGATGAGACGTATAAAAAAATTGAAGGCACAGATGACGGTGTCATCATCCACCTTGAGTCAGGGAAGAAAATGCGAGCTGATTGTTTGCTGTATGCAAATGGCAGAACCGGGAATACAGACAAGCTCAACCTTGAAGCGGTCGGTCTGTCACCCGACTCCCGTGGTCAGTTGAAAGTAGACGAACATTACCGCACCGATTCAGAACATATCTATGCGGTAGGGGATGTTATCGGCTACCCTAGCCTGGCAAGTGCCGCCTACGATCAGGGCCGATTTGCCGCCGAGCACATCGCGCTGGGTAAAACCGATACTCACCTTATCGAAGACATACCTGCCGGCATCTACACCATTCCGGAAATAAGCTCCGTCGGAAAAACAGAGCAGGAGCTGACTTCTGCAAAAATTCCTTACGAAGTGGGCCGCGCCTCATTTAAACACCTGGCCAGAGCTCAGATTGCCGGAAAAGATATCGGCAGCCTGAAAATACTCTTCCACCGGGAAAGCAAAGAGATACTCGGCATACACTGCTTTGGGGAAAGAGCAGCGGAAATAATCCATATCGGGCAGGCCATTATGGAACAGAAAGGCGAAGCAAATACCATAGAGTATTTCGTTAATACCACCTTTAACTATCCGACTATGGCAGAAGCTTACCGGGTTGCAGCATTAAATGGTCTGAACAGGCTGTTCTAA
- a CDS encoding class I SAM-dependent methyltransferase, whose translation MNCFNKNSYSDRDRVSGGYEIPVNLLKPMWFRSRESLMEDGLVYDPIAAKACKQCQLSSECLSGDVNQKQLMYTTLTKLCDLRVQAFLDQHPNGWVINVGAGLDTRFYRLDNGLCRWLELDINENLLWRQKLFHDNERYQLRCGSVNSLEWLYALPVPENAPVLIVCEQALLDCSEKQTSQFIQALGRFFVKAQACVVLAGDKTSSEVGQKLGCETYAHGFASPEHKVFQWVPWVKWVKCYSPLDHDCNRWKFWQRMLRKFSGLKARVTPTVVEFSW comes from the coding sequence ATGAACTGCTTTAATAAAAACTCTTATTCAGACAGAGACAGGGTATCTGGTGGCTATGAGATCCCGGTAAACCTGCTTAAGCCAATGTGGTTCAGAAGCAGGGAAAGTCTTATGGAAGATGGCCTGGTTTATGACCCTATTGCAGCAAAGGCGTGTAAGCAGTGCCAGCTGTCATCCGAATGCCTCTCAGGCGACGTTAATCAAAAGCAACTTATGTATACCACGCTGACTAAGCTGTGCGATCTCCGTGTTCAGGCTTTTCTTGATCAGCATCCTAATGGTTGGGTGATTAATGTGGGAGCTGGACTGGATACCCGGTTTTACCGCCTGGACAACGGGCTTTGCCGCTGGCTGGAGCTGGATATCAATGAAAACCTGCTATGGCGTCAGAAGTTATTTCATGACAATGAGCGCTATCAACTCAGATGTGGTTCAGTAAACAGTCTTGAATGGCTTTATGCTCTTCCTGTTCCGGAAAATGCTCCGGTTCTGATTGTATGCGAGCAGGCTTTGCTGGATTGCTCAGAAAAACAGACATCTCAGTTTATTCAGGCATTGGGTCGTTTTTTTGTAAAAGCTCAGGCCTGTGTTGTTCTGGCCGGAGACAAGACCAGTTCTGAGGTGGGTCAAAAACTGGGATGTGAAACTTACGCCCATGGCTTTGCCTCACCGGAACACAAAGTATTCCAGTGGGTACCCTGGGTGAAATGGGTAAAATGCTACTCACCACTGGATCATGACTGTAACCGCTGGAAATTCTGGCAGCGTATGCTGCGAAAATTCTCAGGATTAAAAGCCAGAGTCACACCAACCGTGGTGGAGTTTAGCTGGTAA
- the lexA gene encoding transcriptional repressor LexA yields MKPLTPRQQQVFDLIKEKIEDTGMPPTRAEIARELGFRSANAAEEHLKALAKKQAIEIIPGASRGIRILLQDDAANDEGLPLIGQVAAGEPILAQEHVEAHYKVDPNMFRPQADFLLRVHGESMKDIGIMDGDLLAVHKTQDVRNGQVVVARVEDDVTVKRLERQGSTVLLHAENEEFSPIKVDLTSQYMEIEGIAVGIIRNTDWM; encoded by the coding sequence ATGAAGCCGTTAACTCCTCGCCAACAACAGGTATTTGACCTGATTAAAGAGAAAATTGAAGACACAGGTATGCCGCCTACACGAGCTGAAATTGCTCGCGAACTCGGCTTTCGTTCCGCCAATGCTGCGGAAGAACATTTAAAAGCACTGGCTAAAAAGCAGGCGATTGAAATTATTCCGGGAGCTTCCCGTGGTATTCGTATTCTGCTGCAGGATGATGCCGCCAATGATGAAGGCCTTCCGCTTATTGGTCAGGTTGCTGCCGGTGAGCCTATTCTTGCTCAGGAACATGTGGAAGCCCACTATAAGGTTGATCCAAATATGTTCAGGCCTCAGGCGGACTTCCTTTTGCGTGTGCATGGCGAAAGTATGAAAGATATCGGAATTATGGATGGCGACCTTCTTGCGGTTCATAAAACTCAGGATGTCAGAAACGGTCAGGTTGTTGTCGCACGTGTGGAAGATGATGTTACCGTAAAAAGACTGGAGCGTCAGGGTTCAACGGTTCTGCTGCATGCTGAAAACGAAGAGTTCTCCCCAATTAAGGTTGACCTTACCTCCCAGTATATGGAAATTGAAGGTATCGCTGTGGGGATCATCAGAAATACTGATTGGATGTAA
- a CDS encoding diacylglycerol kinase, translating into MKNPENKGIKRLINATIYSSQGIKAAFTNEEAFRQEVFAALIMLPLAFYLDVDSTHRIMMVASVLLVMIVELLNTAVEAVVDRVGFEFHELAGRAKDTGSAAVLISMVLSAYVWCEAIYMAYFAA; encoded by the coding sequence ATGAAGAATCCGGAAAATAAAGGAATAAAGAGGCTCATTAATGCAACAATTTACTCAAGCCAGGGGATAAAGGCCGCCTTTACCAACGAAGAAGCATTCAGGCAGGAAGTCTTTGCTGCCCTGATTATGCTGCCACTGGCCTTTTATCTGGATGTAGACAGCACCCACAGAATTATGATGGTGGCTTCTGTTCTGCTGGTTATGATTGTTGAGCTACTTAACACTGCGGTTGAAGCAGTTGTTGACAGGGTTGGATTCGAATTCCATGAACTGGCCGGAAGAGCAAAAGATACCGGCTCAGCTGCCGTGCTTATTTCTATGGTTTTATCCGCCTACGTCTGGTGTGAGGCGATATATATGGCGTATTTCGCTGCTTAG